In Micromonospora inyonensis, the genomic window GGCCTTCATCTTCTTGGGGGTCCGCTGGCTGTAGTCGCGCGGGACGGGGCCGTGCACGACGCCACCACCGGCGAACTGCGGCGCCCGGGTCGAACCCTGGCGGGCCCGGCCGGTGCCCTTCTGCTTGTACGGCTTCTTGCCTCCACCGGAGACCTCGCCGCGGGTCTTGACCTTGTGGGTGCCCTGGCGGGCGGCCGCAAGCTGGGCCACCACGACCTGGTGCATCAGCGCCACGTTGGCCTGCACGTCGAAGATGTCGGCCGGCAGCTCGACGGAGCCCTTCTTGCTGCCGTCGACGGTGAGCACGTCAACCGTGGTCACTTCGCCACACCGCCCTTCTTCACCTTGGCCTTGGCCGCGGTACGGACCAGGACCAGCGCGCCCTTGGGGCCGGGAATGGCGCCACGGACGAGCAGGAGGTTGTTCTCGGTGTCGACCGCCTGGACGGTCAGGTTCTGGACGGTGTAGCGCACGCCACCCATCCGGCCGGCCATCCGGGTGCCCTTGAAGACGCGACCCGGGGTGGCGCAGGCGCCGATCGAGCCGGGCGAGCGGTGCTTGCGCTCGACACCGTGGCTGGCCCGCAGACCGTGGAAGCCGTGCCGCTTCATCGGACCGGCGTAGCCCTTGCCCTTGGTCTTGCCGGTCACGTCGATCGAGACGCCGGGGGCGAACTCGGAGACGGTGACCTCCTGGCCGAGGGAGTACTCGCCGGCGTCAGTGGTGCGCAGCTCGACGATGTGCCGGCGCGGTGCCACATCGGCCTTCGCGTAGTGTCCGCTGATCGGCTTCTTGACCTTGCGCGGGTCGATCGCGCCGTAGGCCAGCTGGATCGCGGAGTAACCGTCCTTCTCGGCGCTACGAACCTGGCTGACGACGCACGGGCCGGCCTGCACCACGGTCACGGGAACAACCTTGTTGTTGTCCCAGACCTGGGTCATGCCGAGCTTTGCGCCCAGGATCCCCTTTACTTGCCTGTCCATTTGTCCGGTCCCTACAGCTTGATCTCGATGTCGACGCCAGCCGGCAGGTCGAGGCGCATGAGCGAGTCGACCGTCTTGGGGGTCGGGTCGATGATGTCGATCAGCCGCTTGTGCGTGCGCATCTCGAAGTGCTCGCGCGAGTCCTTGTACTTGTGCGGCGAGCGGATAACGCAGAAACGGTTGATCTCCGTGGGCAGCGGCACCGGGCCCGCGACCTGCGCCCCGGTGCGCGTCACCGTCTCGACGATCTTCCGAGCCGAGGAGTCGACGACCTCGTGGTCATAGGCCTTGAGCCGGATGCGGATCTTCTGTCCCGCCATGGTGGCTTCTGTTCCTTCTCTCGATGCCGCTGTGTTGCGGGCGCCTGCACCGGCTGGCACAGGCCCACTTCCGCCGACCCCCGCGGTCGGGCGTGTCGCGCCCTCGGGCCAGGCTCCGCCCCGGGATGCCGGAGCGGTACTGACCGCGCGGTGGGTCAAGGCGCCGATCGCACTACCGCGACCTGAACGCCGTGCGAGGGTGGTTGACGGCAGGCCGTCAACCACCCTACGCCCGACTGTTCTCCCACCCGGAGGTTCGGCGAAATCCGAACGCAGGCGACGAACTGTCGTTACGCAACCTGACTAGTATGCCGCACGACCGGCGGCGGGCCTAATCGGGGTTACCCAGCTCACTTGATGATCTTGGTTACCCGACCAGCACCGACCGTACGGCCACCCTCCCGGATCGCGAACTTGAGGTTGTCCTCCATCGCGATGGGCTGGATCAGCTTCACGGTCATCGTGGTGTTGTCGCCCGGCATGACCATCTCGGTGCCCTCGGGCAGCGTGACGACACCGGTGACGTCCGTGGTCCGGAAGTAGAACTGCGGACGGTAGTTCTGGAAGAACGGGGTGTGCCGGCCGCCCTCCTCCTTGGAGAGGATGTAGACGGTCGCCTCGAACTCCGTGTGCGGGGTCGAGGTGCCCGGCTTGACGACCACCATGCCGCGCTCGACGTCCTCGCGCTTGATGCCCCGCAGCAGCAGACCGACGTTCTCGCCCGCGCGGGCCTCGTCGAGCAGCTTGCGGAACATCTCGATGCCGGTGCAGACCGTCTTCATCGACTTCTCCTTGATGCCGACGATCTCCACCTCCTCGTTCGGCTTGAGGATGCCGCGCTCGGCGCGACCGGTGACGACGGTGCCACGACCGGTGATCGTGAAGACGTCCTCG contains:
- the rplC gene encoding 50S ribosomal protein L3, which translates into the protein MDRQVKGILGAKLGMTQVWDNNKVVPVTVVQAGPCVVSQVRSAEKDGYSAIQLAYGAIDPRKVKKPISGHYAKADVAPRRHIVELRTTDAGEYSLGQEVTVSEFAPGVSIDVTGKTKGKGYAGPMKRHGFHGLRASHGVERKHRSPGSIGACATPGRVFKGTRMAGRMGGVRYTVQNLTVQAVDTENNLLLVRGAIPGPKGALVLVRTAAKAKVKKGGVAK
- the rpsJ gene encoding 30S ribosomal protein S10, whose translation is MAGQKIRIRLKAYDHEVVDSSARKIVETVTRTGAQVAGPVPLPTEINRFCVIRSPHKYKDSREHFEMRTHKRLIDIIDPTPKTVDSLMRLDLPAGVDIEIKL